The DNA sequence CTGACTTGTTTATATAACACTTATCGCAATGTACACAGGCATTATATGCAAAAATATGTAGATTAGCCTGCCTGCAGTACATGGACTGGTAATCTAATTGTAACAATTATTTCTTCCGATGCAGTGTTCGCTATCATCTGCTTCATCCCGATTACCTGTATTTTCGAATTAGGGAATTGCAAAAGAAGTTCAAGCTTCGAGTTGTTCTCTGTCATATTGATGTTGTAAGTTCCTTCAATATCTAACTTTTATCTCTATCTGTACCAAATAACTATATTAGTATAATTTCAGTTCTACAATACCTTGGATACTTTTTCTGAATTTATGATTCTCTTTCTTGTTGTTTGATCCATGATCCAGGAAGATGTGGTTAAGCCTTTACTTGAAATTACCAAGACATCTATGCTTCATGACTGCACCCTTCTGTGTGGTTGGAGGTAATTATCTCATGACTGTTTCTGTTTCTGCCTGTTCTGATTAATATATCAAAAGAATATAAAATTTCCAATCACTCAGTAATATTGATATGTCGCTTTTACCATTGCACATCTAAGAGAAAATATTTTGACATGGCTTTTGTGAATCAAGGCATAGGCACATTTTACGAACATGGCTTTTGCAAAAACTTTATGAGTCTAAGCGGTTCTTAGCTTTTTCATAATCTGTTGTAGCTTGGAAGAATGTGGCCGGTACTTGGAGACTATGAAAGTATACCAACATAAGTCTGCAGATATCATTCAAGGTCAAATGGACACAGACTATATGTCACGGGTATCTATATCTATCAGGTTTTTATTTTAGCGTCGAACGTTTATATCTAGGTCAATTAGGGATCTTTATTCATAGTTTAATGATTTAATGTAGCTTTGAACATCTAAGCTTATAAGTTCCGAATAGGgataattcttttctttttttggGTTGCAGTTGACTCATTCTCTTACAAGCATCCGCCATGTCAACAAGACAGATGTGGTTACTCTTGGTTCTACATTTGGGGTACCTCTGAATCTGAAACTCTGAATAAATGACTTTTGCCCTTTCTATATCTTGaaaaaaatctaaaaatgagtAGCTGTTCTTTTGTAGTCTCTTTCTCATATAATGGATGCATCCATGGAAGATTTAGGTCGATGTCCTGGAATAGGGGAACGTAAGGTATCGTTTCGTGTATTTATTCTCTTCTTGGTCATTGAACACGTAATTTTTCAGAGGCATAAGCAGCATTTTAATAGGTGACTGCGATAATAATTAAACTTGATGCATTTGATATACTCTCAGATTAGATATTTATATTTGCTGTTAAGAGTAAATCCAGTATATCTGGATCTTAGAAAAATGCCAAATATTATACTATGAGTTGGACAATGAAGAGATCAATACTGTACTTTTTTTCATTTGGCATGATTGCATGAACAGTACTTTCCTTTTAAGAGCATTTAAACCCAGTTTTAGTGATATTAGCAATCATGGAATATTTTTTATGAGTTCTATTGGTAGTAATTACAGTTACTAATCTTTGTTCATCACAATGAAAATAAATCAGGTAAAGCGCTTGTATGAAACTTTTCATGAACCATTTAAGCGTGTTGTTTCCCATAAAACGACTATCTTTGGAACCCCAACAAAGACTGCCCCCGTGTCCGAAGGGAATATTAATGAGAAGGATACGGAGGATGGTAGCGAGTGCGAGAAGAAAGAACCTGAACTAACTGTCAAAGCAGCGTTGTCGGAAGCTTTTGCAAAATATTCAGGCAAAGTTGGTGAGAACAGTAAAACACAGCTTAAGAAAAAAGCAGTATCCAAAGATAATAATTCGGTAGATGATTCTCCAGATTCATGAATTAATTTCTGGAACAGACACTTAAATGCACGACGGTGATataaattttcttgagatattgCATGTTTATTTTCAGATTAAAGGGCTAGTATATCAAGCCAGTAAAGACTTTCCTTTTCTTTATTTACTGTGTTTTGCTTCTTGCAATGTTTAAGATTTGTTCAACATTCCGTATCCATTTTTTTTTCTGGTATGAAGAAATGTGTAACTATTTAGACTACTTGTTGATATGCTTATTGAAAGATGTATTTTGCCAAATGCCAAGCAGATAGATACTCTCTTCACTTGTCTTGATAAGACCAGTAAGCAAATTAAGTGCAATATTCCCTTTTTTACCTGTTCTCCTGCATTTTGATAATTCTAGGAACTTTTCTTCAGTGTCATTAGTTTATGTGCTTAAGCATTATTGCTTACATCAGTCAATAATTCTAAAGATTCAGAGAGTCTACTATATTTTGCTTACAAAATGTTTATTTGATTGGTAAATATCAGTAAGGTGTTATTTTTTCACTTTTGCTTTTGGTTTCTCTTGAGTTCTTGGATTGTTTGATAAAAGAGATTGTGGGTCCATTTATTTGAAACCATGTGTTCTTTATACAAAAGAACAAAGTCACTTTGCTGTGTTCAAATTACACACCCACACACATTAGGTGATCTCTTGAATGATTCATTATATATGTGTGTACTGCAGTGCAGTTGCATAATATTAAAGATAAGAGAAGCTCCAATACTGATAAAATCAGGGGTAGCAACTAAAAAAATGGAAGTGAAAAGAATATGAAGTATAGAAGTAAAGATAAAGTTTATTGCTTTGAGTCTGAAAAATGTAAAGATGAGGACTGGTATTACAGCAAACAGGTGGTGGTTGAGTAGACAAAAGTGCTGGAGTTAAAGCAAAATAAGTAGGTCTAAAGGAGGGAACAAAGCATGAAAAATGCAGCCTTAGCAAAGGAGAAAATGACTAGTGTCAGTTGTTGATCCCAATGCTAatatcatcttcttcttctttttaaCATCTCATTTTCTGGAGTTGCAGTAGTTTGGGAGTTGGCCTACTACCTCTTGCTAATGGCCCATGTTTCGCAGTTTGTATTTTCAGATTTCGTGTCAAGATATGTTGCATAATTATTGAAAAGAAATGAATCAAACAATAGGAGGAGACATGAATCATAAAAAATAGCGGAATTTAAGGGGATTGAAATGAATTAGAAAAATGAACTATACATCATGTGGATAGGAGTTGTCTGTATTCATGTCATGCATATGCTGTTTCTGTATTTTTATACTCGCAACTACTGCCTGCTGCCGGATCGTATCCAGATATTTAAACCAAGTAttaatttcatatatatatatatatatatatatatatatattactctGCAGCTGATCAATGATCCCTTTGTTTTCTTTTTAAGCTAATAATTTTTTAACTTATAGTTCTACTTCTAATTTCTAATAGggtaattaatttttaatttgtataTACGGAACATGCCTATTTGCACGCATTTCGAGActtttataaaatatagtttcataatatttttttataatattttttttgaatataagtttaaatataaaaacttttattcaggattttttttaaaaaaaaaattgtagaATTATGTTTTAAACGAATATTGAAAACGTGTCAAAaagtaatatataaaatttaagGAGACAGAACAGTATTCAATTACAATACTTTGTAGGATCGTTATTATAAACCCCGAAGAGTAGTAGTACTCCATTCCGATCAATGATATGTACCACCATATCTTGTCTTGAGAAATATATTCGATACATACAACTAGAGCCGGCCAcatgtgcgggtttgaaccgctCATTCGGGACCGGTTCGTACGGAAATCGTAAAAAATTCGGACCGAACCGGGCCGATTCAAACCCGCCCAACTCGCTAAATTAGGTGAACCGAAtacgaattttaatttcagaacCCGGAACCGCACGAGCCCGCACGAACCAAGTCCGCACGAGTTGCACGTAGAGTGCAACCCGCACAGCCCGCACGAAGGAAGAAGGGGATAGTTTAATTTGTGTATTATTCTGGACTTCTGGGTTTATTCGGTATATTATTTATTATAGTATATTGTTGATTCGTTTTAATTGTTGAATTAAAggaatttattttgtaaattcaTTTTTGTAAATTTCAGTTTACAAATTTTATTCGATTTGTAATTTGactttaaattttaattgatgaTGGTAAATTCGTTTACTAATTTTATTCGTTTTGTAAATTTCTGTAGGTGCCACGAGTTTATATTTTAATAAACATTGATATACTAATTTCGAATTTTAAATAGTGAAAAATATTTATTATACATCTTCAATACATGAATTTAAATCAGAATACAATTTGAATATTATAAGCCGGACAAATCAGAATACAATTAGCAATAACTTTTCTACAGAGAATATACAAATGGTTGAACAGGCAAGTGCATGATGTTGTTGGATTTATCaatgtatatattttataatggTAACTGGTATGGTTGAAAACTTGAAACATGAACGAAACAGTATAACAACTTGTACATGAACGAAACCCGCGTGCCAACCCGCCAACCCGCGAGCCCGTATGCCTGCCAGTGTCGAATCCGAGTTACCTTCTGCAAGTTCAAACACAGCCCGACTCGATTCGCTCGCTTCAAGTGTCGGTTCAGTGTTCAGTTTTTCCGGTTCTAATCCGCTACAAACCCGGCCCGGACCGCACGACCCGCACGGGTGGCCACCTTTTGAGATAAGATTTTAGAGATATGTATTGGCGTATTGCAATTATATGTTATACATATTCCTTAGATTAATTTATATCAACTAACGTGGGACATTTTGCgttaattaatttcaaattttcatCATTCTGCTTATTTATATCTATTTTACATCAGTTGTTAGTGCAGTTTTATTACAAGGTCCTCATCCTCAATCATAATTGGTTGGAATTTTTTGAGAGCCAACCAACCCTTCCGATTCATTGCCGAAGGTGGtgatttgaatatatatatatatatatatatatatatattcaaatataataaataaattattttcaaggtgGACTTCTTACGTTCACATTTATatctttcaaaaaatattttataaatttagtacaaatatattttcttaaatagtacaatattattatttttttaaaatattactcATTTAATTATTAAAACTATTATATTATTTTGAGAATCGTGTAGCCAATATGGTTTTTGATAAATAAACTCATGATGTCATAAATTTACGAATCAAAAACCTTCTCGGATACATGTTTCTCGAAATCTAATAGTAATAAATATgaaatgaatattattatatttgaattataaaattattatttagtGATACATTTTTTACTAAATTTACGAAATACTTAATATTATTATAGTTGAATAATTTAGTAATAACAACATAATTTAAATATACTCCAATGAtgctatatttattttattttaaaataattaaagaaagAAATAGCTTCCGCAATGATTTATTACGGAAGTACACGTGGCTTCCGCAATAAATCATTACAGATTTGTGGAACTTTTGTCTTTAGTATATGATGagtaaaattataaaaatcagaaaTCAGTTCAATCGATTTTTTTTCGAAAAAATGAGTATTCAGAATGAGTACTCGAATTACTAATCGggtattaatattttattaattttatcaCTTATATACTAAATTCATTTATTCTAATTTTTGTGTATGTATAttaaaacttatatatatatagttataccgagtaaaaataaaaaatctataATTAT is a window from the Apium graveolens cultivar Ventura chromosome 1, ASM990537v1, whole genome shotgun sequence genome containing:
- the LOC141664287 gene encoding DNA excision repair protein ERCC-1; amino-acid sequence: MENQNTKKPFVIEIPSYQEVSSSINSNPKTTPSLLQPSSSFSQAFNFIKNSDLYSPPPPPPPAPSTPAPSSGGINVEAPASGAGASSSGSTYVRPHGNSRNAILVSHRQKGNPLLKHVRNVRWEFADIVCDYLLGQDTCALYLSVRYHLLHPDYLYFRIRELQKKFKLRVVLCHIDVEDVVKPLLEITKTSMLHDCTLLCGWSLEECGRYLETMKVYQHKSADIIQGQMDTDYMSRLTHSLTSIRHVNKTDVVTLGSTFGSLSHIMDASMEDLGRCPGIGERKVKRLYETFHEPFKRVVSHKTTIFGTPTKTAPVSEGNINEKDTEDGSECEKKEPELTVKAALSEAFAKYSGKVGENSKTQLKKKAVSKDNNSVDDSPDS